In one Modestobacter sp. L9-4 genomic region, the following are encoded:
- a CDS encoding endonuclease domain-containing protein, translating into MSVRADAPLRGVFRGSVAVHRGLVTPDVLRGPRYRALFRDVHIAADVPVTHALRARAAAGVLRPGAVVTGRSAAVLWGVDLAEPEDDVELTLPPGAHPVRAPGLRVRRAVLDPHRVCTHRGVRVTDPVSTTVALAAALPLDEAVVAVDWMTVSGAAGLTAVRALATAQAGRGCRRARTVCALADGLAQSPQETRLRLLMRRGGLPAPVAQHRVVHGGRFVADVDFGWPAHRVAVEYDGLWHAEPGQFAKDRQRLNRLTAAGWRVVFVTAADLYRPEALVARIAALLAT; encoded by the coding sequence GTGTCCGTCCGCGCCGATGCCCCGCTGCGTGGGGTGTTCCGCGGTTCGGTGGCCGTCCACCGGGGGCTGGTGACGCCTGATGTGCTGCGCGGGCCGCGGTACCGGGCGCTGTTCCGGGACGTGCACATCGCCGCTGACGTCCCGGTCACCCACGCCCTGCGCGCCCGGGCGGCGGCAGGCGTGCTCCGGCCCGGAGCGGTGGTAACCGGGCGCAGCGCCGCGGTGCTCTGGGGCGTGGACCTCGCCGAGCCCGAGGACGACGTCGAGCTGACCCTCCCGCCGGGCGCCCACCCGGTGCGGGCTCCCGGTCTGCGCGTGCGCCGAGCTGTCCTCGACCCGCACCGGGTGTGTACCCACCGCGGCGTCCGGGTGACCGATCCCGTGTCGACCACCGTGGCGCTCGCCGCCGCGCTGCCGCTGGACGAGGCGGTGGTCGCCGTCGACTGGATGACCGTGTCCGGGGCCGCCGGGCTGACAGCGGTCAGGGCGCTGGCCACCGCGCAGGCCGGGCGCGGCTGCCGCCGGGCCCGCACGGTGTGCGCGCTGGCCGACGGTCTCGCGCAGTCGCCGCAGGAGACCAGGCTGCGGCTGCTGATGCGGCGGGGTGGGCTGCCGGCCCCGGTGGCCCAGCACCGCGTCGTCCACGGCGGCCGGTTCGTGGCCGACGTCGACTTCGGCTGGCCGGCACACCGGGTGGCCGTGGAGTACGACGGGCTCTGGCACGCCGAGCCCGGTCAGTTCGCCAAAGACCGGCAGCGGCTGAACCGGCTCACCGCCGCCGGCTGGCGCGTCGTCTTCGTGACCGCCGCCGACCTCTACCGCCCCGAGGCGCTCGTCGCCCGCATCGCCGCCCTGCTGGCCACTTGA
- a CDS encoding alpha/beta fold hydrolase yields the protein MSVRARNDVRVSGAPGARPMLFAHGYGCDQHMWRYVTPHFAADHQVVTFDHVGFGNSDLTAYDPVRYGSLRGYAADVVEVLTELDLTDAVFVGHSVSAMIGVLAHAMAPERIGAMVMVGPSARYVDDGDYVGGFSRAQLRELLESLDANHLAWSTLMAPQVMANPNRPELAAELTTAFCRTDPDVARQFARISFLSDNRADLAGVDVPTLVLQCAEDVIAPVTAGRYVHEHVPGSTFVQLSATGHCPHLSAPEETSAAIRAWL from the coding sequence GTGAGCGTCCGCGCGCGCAACGACGTCCGGGTCAGCGGCGCGCCCGGTGCCCGGCCGATGCTCTTCGCGCACGGCTACGGCTGCGACCAGCACATGTGGCGGTACGTGACGCCGCACTTCGCCGCCGACCACCAGGTGGTCACCTTCGACCACGTCGGGTTCGGCAACTCCGACCTGACCGCCTACGACCCGGTGCGGTACGGCTCGCTGCGCGGCTACGCGGCGGACGTCGTGGAGGTCCTCACCGAGCTGGACCTGACCGACGCCGTGTTCGTCGGGCACTCCGTCAGCGCGATGATCGGCGTGCTGGCCCACGCGATGGCGCCCGAGCGCATCGGCGCGATGGTCATGGTCGGCCCGAGCGCCCGCTACGTCGACGACGGCGACTACGTCGGTGGCTTCAGCCGCGCGCAGCTGCGGGAGCTGCTGGAGAGCCTGGACGCCAACCACCTGGCCTGGTCGACGCTGATGGCCCCGCAGGTCATGGCCAACCCCAACCGGCCGGAGCTGGCCGCCGAGCTGACCACCGCCTTCTGCCGCACCGACCCCGACGTCGCCCGCCAGTTCGCCCGCATCTCCTTCCTGTCCGACAACCGGGCCGACCTGGCCGGCGTCGACGTGCCGACCCTGGTGCTGCAGTGCGCCGAGGACGTCATCGCCCCGGTCACCGCCGGCCGCTACGTGCACGAGCACGTCCCCGGGTCGACCTTCGTCCAGCTCTCCGCCACCGGGCACTGTCCGCACCTGAGCGCCCCGGAGGAGACCTCCGCCGCCATCCGGGCCTGGCTGTGA
- a CDS encoding AAA family ATPase yields MSSPSPGTDPASDPELAAEQAAVTDLYRRLDANREHAVYRFKQALAMPAINPQALGEREAAASFQTQRITALDAAEHGLVIGRLDREEQPQPLYIGRVGLPADDPAGDPALVDWRAPASRPFYTATPFRPEGVVRRRHVRTRGRTVVAVNDEVLSIDAASAGDGPALTGEAALMAALTAERTGRMTDIVATIQAEQDAIIRSDARGVLVVQGGPGTGKTAVALHRAAYLLYTHRERLGRSGLLVVGPTPTFLSYIADVLPSLGETGVLLAGLGQLRPGLDARGTESPETAEVKGRLAMVDVLTAAVRDRQTLGRGVRELVIDGVRISLRPADLTRARTAGRRASRQHNLGRPAFARAVADLVTERYVGRIGADVRGGETLLDSRDVDALRSEVISDPAVRRLVEELWPKLTPEELLADLLTSPDRLRRATKNWTEEDRALLLRTDGTAWTPADVPLLEEADELLGYDDSAERAAEARRQRRERAEAQDTLDMLHGSRSTDLEDDEEGEELTAGDLLDAESLAARNAEVDYRTTAERAAADRTWTFGHVVVDEAQELSAMTWRLLVRRCPTRSMTVVGDLAQTGSLAGAQAWGEALRPSVGDAHWRLAELTVNYRTPAEIMAVAAAVLAAGGAQTSAPRSVRRTGVPPTEERAAEAELPTRVAEVAAELAGLGGTVAVIVPPSRLTATLDAVRQQLPTAQAGADADSRRAPVVLVPGEAKGLEFDSVVLVDPCAVLAEGVRGYSDLYVALTRSTQRLAVVHPGELPEELSTLVPA; encoded by the coding sequence TTGTCGAGCCCCTCCCCCGGCACGGACCCCGCATCGGACCCGGAGCTCGCCGCCGAGCAGGCCGCCGTCACCGACCTCTACCGACGGCTGGACGCCAACCGCGAGCACGCCGTCTACCGGTTCAAGCAGGCGCTGGCGATGCCGGCGATCAACCCGCAGGCCCTCGGTGAACGGGAGGCCGCCGCCAGCTTCCAGACGCAGCGGATCACCGCCCTCGACGCCGCCGAGCACGGCCTGGTGATCGGCCGCCTCGACCGCGAGGAGCAGCCGCAGCCGCTGTACATCGGCCGCGTCGGCCTGCCCGCCGACGACCCCGCCGGTGACCCCGCGCTGGTCGACTGGCGTGCGCCGGCGTCCCGGCCGTTCTACACGGCCACCCCCTTCCGGCCCGAGGGCGTCGTCCGCCGCCGGCACGTGCGCACCCGCGGGCGAACCGTGGTCGCGGTCAACGACGAGGTGCTGAGCATCGACGCCGCCTCCGCCGGCGACGGTCCGGCGCTCACCGGCGAGGCGGCACTGATGGCCGCGCTGACCGCCGAGCGCACCGGCCGGATGACCGACATCGTCGCCACCATCCAGGCCGAGCAGGACGCGATCATCCGCAGCGACGCCCGCGGCGTGCTCGTCGTCCAGGGCGGGCCGGGCACCGGCAAGACCGCCGTCGCCCTGCACCGCGCGGCCTACCTGCTCTACACGCACCGCGAGCGGCTGGGCCGCAGCGGCCTGCTGGTCGTCGGCCCCACGCCGACCTTCCTGTCCTACATCGCCGACGTGCTGCCCTCCCTCGGCGAGACCGGCGTGCTGCTCGCCGGCCTGGGTCAGCTGCGCCCGGGCCTGGACGCCCGCGGCACCGAGTCCCCGGAGACCGCCGAGGTCAAGGGCCGGCTGGCCATGGTCGACGTGCTCACCGCCGCCGTCCGCGACCGGCAGACGCTGGGCCGCGGCGTCCGGGAGCTGGTCATCGACGGGGTGCGCATCTCGCTGCGCCCGGCCGACCTGACCCGCGCCCGCACCGCCGGACGCCGGGCCTCCCGGCAGCACAACCTCGGCCGCCCGGCCTTCGCCCGCGCCGTGGCCGACCTGGTCACCGAGCGGTACGTGGGCCGGATCGGCGCCGACGTGCGCGGCGGGGAGACCCTGCTCGACAGCCGGGACGTCGACGCGCTCCGCTCGGAGGTCATCAGCGACCCCGCGGTGCGCCGGCTGGTCGAGGAGCTGTGGCCCAAGCTCACGCCCGAGGAGCTGCTGGCCGACCTGCTCACCTCCCCCGACCGGCTCAGGCGGGCGACGAAGAACTGGACCGAGGAGGACCGGGCACTGCTGCTGCGCACCGACGGCACCGCCTGGACCCCGGCCGACGTCCCGCTGCTGGAGGAGGCCGACGAGCTGCTCGGCTACGACGACAGCGCCGAGCGGGCCGCCGAGGCCCGCCGTCAGCGTCGCGAGCGGGCCGAGGCCCAGGACACCCTGGACATGCTGCACGGCTCGCGCTCCACCGACCTCGAGGACGACGAGGAGGGCGAGGAGCTCACCGCCGGCGACCTGCTGGACGCCGAGTCGCTGGCCGCCCGCAACGCCGAGGTCGACTACCGCACCACGGCCGAGCGGGCCGCCGCCGACCGCACCTGGACCTTCGGGCACGTGGTGGTCGACGAGGCGCAGGAGCTGTCGGCGATGACCTGGCGGCTGCTGGTGCGCCGCTGCCCCACCCGGTCGATGACCGTCGTCGGCGACCTCGCGCAGACCGGCAGCCTGGCCGGCGCGCAGGCCTGGGGCGAGGCGCTGCGGCCCTCGGTCGGCGACGCGCACTGGCGGCTGGCCGAGCTCACCGTCAACTACCGGACGCCCGCGGAGATCATGGCCGTGGCGGCCGCGGTCCTGGCGGCCGGTGGTGCACAGACCTCCGCCCCGCGGTCCGTGCGCAGGACCGGCGTCCCGCCGACCGAGGAGCGGGCCGCCGAGGCCGAGCTGCCGACGCGGGTGGCCGAGGTCGCCGCCGAGCTCGCCGGGCTGGGCGGCACGGTCGCGGTGATCGTGCCGCCGAGCCGGCTGACCGCCACCCTGGACGCCGTCCGGCAGCAGCTGCCCACCGCGCAGGCCGGCGCGGACGCCGACTCCCGCCGCGCACCGGTGGTGCTGGTGCCCGGCGAGGCCAAGGGCCTGGAGTTCGACTCGGTGGTGCTGGTCGACCCGTGCGCGGTGCTCGCCGAGGGCGTGCGCGGGTACAGCGACCTCTACGTGGCCCTCACCCGGTCCACCCAGCGCCTGGCCGTCGTCCACCCCGGCGAGCTCCCCGAGGAGCTGTCCACCCTCGTCCCCGCCTGA
- a CDS encoding SpoIIE family protein phosphatase: MTDARGTARPVARDRRLVDGVRAALDELLDDDPADLYENAPCGYLSMLADGTIVKVNQTMCTWLGLPRGEVLRTRLRDLLSLGGQVFHDAHLTPLLRMQGAAREVALDVVRADGSLLPCLVNAIEVRDADGRPLIVRATLFEATARRRYELDLLAAQRVAEDSGLRSRTLQQFVSELAAAVTTADAAAVVVHRSRRAVHATGAALWLVAPDAARPGATEPAAVLSAAENVPAALLAALDATSAGRVGLVLSSGVRTVPVTAALREAWPELATAAAAARVTDLVVVPVTTDGTHLGALLLTLGDPDDGELISLTEPAAHRSLDPADVDLLVTLGRQAGQALERARLHEETARQAERSGFLLDAARMLARAAGVGESVERLAEMVVPRLADLCVLDLVGEHGMERVVARHGDPGRQPFVDVLRAWAPPHRDLPAPARTAMAEGRTRWFTAVDEAELAAMARSPEEVAAARALELISLVSVPLMAEGRALGVMTLAVDRRRRPFTAADVELAEQLGLQVSLMMAKAQRYELEARTSHVLQATLLPPPPPPVPGMTVAVRYLAATSGVEIGGDFYDVAPLPGRHVAIAVGDVVGHDITAAATMGQLRSVYRALLVEAPAPAAVIDRLQASWPLLGLQRMATALFATLDVPTGELHVASAGHPPPLLVVDGRAEFLPVVPTRMLGAPPAPAAEWSGVVPPGATLVLFTDGLVESRSSDIDAGLERLRAAAGRSATSTPDELCDRLLSDLAGTHRADDIALLALTRDP; encoded by the coding sequence GTGACCGACGCCCGCGGGACGGCACGGCCCGTCGCCCGCGACCGCCGGCTGGTCGACGGTGTCCGGGCGGCGCTGGACGAGCTGCTGGACGACGACCCCGCGGACCTCTACGAGAACGCCCCCTGCGGCTACCTCTCGATGCTCGCCGACGGCACGATCGTCAAGGTCAACCAGACGATGTGCACCTGGCTGGGGCTGCCGCGGGGGGAGGTGCTGCGCACCCGGCTGCGCGACCTGCTCAGCCTGGGCGGCCAGGTGTTCCACGACGCCCACCTCACCCCGCTGCTGCGCATGCAGGGGGCGGCCCGGGAGGTCGCACTGGACGTCGTCCGGGCCGACGGCTCGCTGCTGCCCTGCCTGGTGAACGCGATCGAGGTGCGCGACGCCGACGGTCGCCCGCTGATCGTGCGCGCCACCCTGTTCGAGGCCACCGCGCGCCGCCGCTACGAGCTGGACCTGCTGGCGGCGCAGCGGGTGGCCGAGGACTCCGGGCTCCGGTCCCGCACGCTGCAGCAGTTCGTCTCCGAGCTGGCCGCGGCGGTGACCACCGCGGACGCCGCGGCCGTGGTCGTGCACCGCAGCCGGCGCGCGGTGCACGCCACCGGGGCGGCGCTGTGGCTGGTGGCCCCGGACGCCGCCCGGCCCGGTGCCACCGAGCCCGCGGCGGTGCTGAGCGCCGCCGAGAACGTGCCGGCCGCGCTGCTGGCCGCCCTGGACGCCACCTCGGCCGGCCGGGTGGGGCTGGTGCTCAGCTCGGGGGTGCGCACGGTGCCGGTGACCGCGGCGCTGCGCGAGGCCTGGCCGGAGCTGGCCACCGCCGCGGCGGCGGCGCGGGTCACCGACCTGGTCGTCGTCCCGGTGACCACCGACGGCACCCACCTGGGTGCCCTGCTGCTCACCCTCGGCGACCCGGACGACGGCGAGCTCATCAGCCTCACCGAGCCGGCCGCGCACCGCTCGCTGGACCCGGCCGACGTCGACCTGCTGGTCACCCTGGGCCGGCAGGCCGGTCAGGCGCTGGAGCGGGCCCGGCTGCACGAGGAGACCGCCCGCCAGGCCGAGCGCTCGGGCTTCCTGCTCGACGCGGCCCGGATGCTGGCCCGGGCGGCCGGGGTGGGCGAGAGCGTCGAGCGGCTGGCGGAGATGGTGGTGCCGCGGCTGGCCGACCTGTGCGTGCTGGACCTGGTGGGCGAGCACGGCATGGAGCGGGTCGTGGCCCGGCACGGCGACCCGGGGCGCCAGCCCTTCGTCGACGTGCTGCGCGCCTGGGCCCCGCCGCACCGCGACCTGCCGGCGCCGGCCCGCACCGCGATGGCCGAGGGCCGCACCCGGTGGTTCACCGCCGTCGACGAGGCCGAGCTGGCCGCGATGGCGCGCAGCCCCGAGGAGGTCGCCGCCGCCCGCGCCCTGGAGCTGATCAGCCTGGTCAGCGTCCCGCTGATGGCGGAGGGCCGGGCGCTGGGGGTGATGACGCTGGCGGTCGACCGGCGCCGGCGTCCGTTCACCGCCGCCGACGTGGAGCTCGCCGAGCAGCTGGGCCTGCAGGTGAGCCTGATGATGGCCAAGGCGCAGCGCTACGAGCTCGAGGCCCGCACCTCGCACGTCCTGCAGGCGACCCTGCTGCCACCGCCCCCGCCGCCGGTGCCCGGCATGACGGTGGCGGTGCGCTACCTCGCGGCCACCTCCGGGGTGGAGATCGGCGGTGACTTCTACGACGTCGCCCCGCTGCCCGGCCGGCACGTGGCGATCGCGGTCGGTGACGTCGTCGGCCACGACATCACCGCCGCGGCGACCATGGGGCAGCTGCGCAGCGTCTACCGGGCGCTGCTGGTGGAGGCCCCGGCGCCGGCCGCCGTCATCGACCGGCTGCAGGCCAGCTGGCCGCTGCTGGGGCTGCAGCGGATGGCCACCGCCCTGTTCGCCACCCTCGACGTGCCCACCGGTGAGCTGCACGTGGCCTCGGCCGGCCACCCGCCGCCATTGCTGGTCGTCGACGGCCGGGCGGAGTTCCTGCCGGTGGTGCCCACCCGGATGCTCGGCGCCCCGCCCGCGCCGGCGGCGGAGTGGAGCGGCGTCGTCCCGCCCGGGGCCACGCTGGTGCTGTTCACCGACGGGCTCGTGGAGAGCCGCAGCAGCGACATCGACGCGGGCCTGGAGCGGTTGCGGGCCGCGGCCGGCCGGTCGGCGACGTCCACCCCCGACGAGCTGTGCGACCGGCTGCTGTCCGACCTCGCCGGCACCCACCGCGCCGACGACATCGCCCTGCTCGCGCTCACCCGCGACCCCTGA
- a CDS encoding cytochrome P450: protein MTRRPRLDQSLPMLAKGYAWLPDRRRAAGRDTVRTRVMLRQALAVEGPAGARFVYDEDHVRRGGALPEPVISTLFGHGAVHTLDGEAHRVRKAMFVHLLMGPGVGELVEAVTAAWDDAVPRWSEQGQVVLMEEAARVLTRGVCDWAAVPVADDELPSLARDLTTLVDGFATGAPRHWRARRVRQRREAWLAGIVEEVRSGARTVPAGSVLATVAAHRDSDGELLEPRVAAVEVLNVVRPTVAVCWFVAFSAHALHRWPGNRERLCTGDPAFAEAFAHEVRRFYPFAPFIGGRSPREVEWEGERVPAGSMVLLDLWGTDHDPQLFPEPYAFRPERFLAGDRVREIGAWELVPQGAGDPRTGHRCPGEDVTVALLSALAVRLARLQYRLPPQDLTISLSRIPARPASGVVLSGVRAG, encoded by the coding sequence ATGACGCGGCGGCCCCGGCTCGACCAGTCCCTCCCGATGCTCGCCAAGGGCTACGCCTGGCTGCCCGACCGGCGCCGCGCGGCCGGCCGGGACACCGTGCGCACCCGGGTGATGCTGCGTCAGGCGCTGGCCGTCGAGGGCCCGGCCGGGGCGCGGTTCGTCTACGACGAGGACCACGTGCGCCGCGGGGGTGCGCTCCCCGAGCCGGTGATCAGCACGCTGTTCGGGCACGGCGCCGTGCACACCCTGGACGGCGAGGCGCACCGGGTGCGGAAGGCGATGTTCGTGCACCTGCTGATGGGCCCCGGCGTCGGCGAGCTGGTCGAGGCGGTCACCGCCGCCTGGGACGACGCGGTGCCGCGCTGGAGCGAGCAGGGGCAGGTCGTGCTGATGGAGGAGGCCGCCCGCGTGCTCACCCGCGGGGTCTGCGACTGGGCCGCCGTCCCGGTGGCCGACGACGAGCTGCCGTCGCTGGCCCGCGACCTCACCACCCTGGTCGACGGCTTCGCCACCGGTGCCCCGCGGCACTGGCGGGCCCGCCGCGTCCGGCAGCGGCGCGAGGCGTGGCTGGCCGGCATCGTCGAGGAGGTGCGCTCCGGCGCCCGCACCGTGCCGGCCGGCTCGGTGCTGGCCACGGTCGCCGCGCACCGCGACTCCGACGGTGAGCTGCTCGAGCCGCGGGTGGCCGCGGTGGAGGTGCTCAACGTCGTCCGGCCCACCGTCGCCGTCTGCTGGTTCGTGGCCTTCTCCGCCCACGCGCTGCACCGCTGGCCGGGGAACCGGGAGCGGCTGTGCACCGGCGACCCGGCGTTCGCCGAGGCCTTCGCCCACGAGGTGCGCCGCTTCTACCCGTTCGCGCCGTTCATCGGCGGCCGCTCCCCGCGCGAGGTGGAGTGGGAGGGCGAGCGGGTGCCGGCCGGGTCGATGGTGCTGCTGGACCTGTGGGGCACCGACCACGACCCGCAGCTGTTCCCCGAGCCGTACGCCTTCCGCCCCGAGCGGTTCCTCGCCGGCGACCGGGTGCGCGAGATCGGCGCGTGGGAGCTGGTGCCCCAGGGTGCCGGCGACCCCCGCACCGGGCACCGCTGCCCGGGTGAGGACGTCACCGTCGCGCTGCTGTCGGCCCTCGCCGTCCGGCTGGCCCGGCTGCAGTACCGGCTGCCGCCGCAGGACCTCACCATCTCGCTGTCCCGGATCCCGGCGCGCCCGGCCAGCGGAGTCGTGCTGAGCGGTGTCCGGGCGGGCTGA